One Canis lupus familiaris isolate Mischka breed German Shepherd chromosome 20, alternate assembly UU_Cfam_GSD_1.0, whole genome shotgun sequence genomic region harbors:
- the HYAL1 gene encoding hyaluronidase-1, with protein sequence MWRMRPFSPEVSLDSSSAMAVHLLPTYALFLTLLGTAQGSRSSVVPNQPFTTIWNANTQWCLEKYGVDVDVSVFDVVANPGQTFRGPDMTIFYSYQLGTYPYYTSAGEPVFGGLPQNASLDTHLVHSFQDIQAAIPESDFSGLAVIDWEAWRPRWAFNWDSKDIYRQRSRALVRGQHPDWPATRVEAAARDQFQKAAQAWMAGTLKLGQALRPRGLWGFYGFPDCYNYDFLSPNYTGECPPGIGAQNDQLGWLWRQSRALYPSIYLPTELEGTGKGQMYVRHRVGEAFRVAEDVGDPYLPVLPYAQIFYDNTNRVLPLDELEHSLGESAAQGAAGVVLWVSWENTRTKESCQAIKEYVDTTLGPFILNVTSGVLLCSQALCSGHGRCVRRPSYPEALLFLNPTSFSIQLPPGGRPLTLQGALSREDRMRMAVEFQCRCYRGWKGVRCEQQGMR encoded by the exons ATGTGGAGGATGAGGCCCTTCAGCCCTGAG GTTTCCCTAGACTCATCCTCTGCCATGGCAGTCCATCTGCTTCCCACCTATGCCCTCTTCCTGACCTTGCTCGGCACCGCCCAAGGCTCCAGGAGCTCCGTGGTACCCAACCAGCCCTTCACCACCATCTGGAACGCAAACACCCAGTGGTGCCTGGAGAAATACGGCGTGGATGTGGATGTCAGTGTCTTCGATGTGGTGGCCAACCCAGGGCAGACCTTCCGTGGCCCCGACATGACCATTTTCTACAGCTACCAGCTGGGCACCTACCCATATTACACATCTGCTGGGGAGCCTGTGTTTGGTGGCCTGCCCCAGAATGCCAGCCTGGATACCCACCTGGTCCACTCATTCCAGGACATTCAGGCTGCCATACCTGAGTCTGACTTCTCAGGACTGGCGGTCATCGACTGGGAGGCATGGCGCCCACGCTGGGCCTTCAACTGGGACAGCAAGGACATTTACCGGCAGCGCTCACGGGCACTGGTACGGGGGCAGCATCCAGACTGGCCAGCTACTCGGGTGGAGGCAGCAGCTCGGGACCAGTTCCAGAAAGCTGCACAGGCCTGGATGGCAGGCACCCTCAAGCTGGGCCAAGCACTGAGGCCTCGTGGCCTCTGGGGCTTCTATGGCTTCCCTGACTGCTATAACTATGATTTTCTAAGCCCCAACTATACAGGCGAGTGCCCACCAGGTATTGGTGCCCAGAATGACCAACTGGGATGGCTATGGCGCCAGAGCCGTGCCCTCTACCCCAGCATCTACTTGCCCACAGAGCTGGAGGGCACAGGGAAGGGACAGATGTATGTGCGGCACCGTGTAGGCGAGGCATTCCGTGTGGCTGAGGATGTTGGGGACCCCTATCTGCCAGTGCTGCCCTATGCTCAGATCTTCTATGACAACACGAACCGCGTTCTGCCCCTG GACGAACTGGAGCACAGCCTAGGGGAAAGTGCAGCCCAGGGGGCAGCAGGAGTGGTGCTCTGGGTAAGCTGGGAGAACACAAGAACCAAG GAATCATGCCAGGCCATCAAGGAGTATGTGGACACCACCCTGGGGCCCTTCATCCTCAACGTGACCAGTGGGGTTCTTCTGTGCAGTCAAGCCCTATGCTCAGGCCATGGTCGCTGTGTCAGGCGCCCTAGCTACCCTGAGGCCCTCCTCTTCCTCAACCCCACCAGTTTCTCCATCCAGCTCCCTCCTGGTGGCAGGCCCTTGACCCTACAAGGTGCCCTCTCCCGTGAGGATCGGATGAGGATGGCTGTGGAGTTTCAATGTCGCTGCTATCGTGGCTGGAAGGGAGTGCGGTGTGAGCAGCAGGGCATGCGGTAA